From one Malus sylvestris chromosome 1, drMalSylv7.2, whole genome shotgun sequence genomic stretch:
- the LOC126615577 gene encoding putative anthocyanidin reductase, with protein sequence MSMSTSYKVCVIGGAGYIGSWLVKQLLEKGYTVHATLRNLDDVSKVSLLKSLPDADDRLVLFEADIYNPIEFEHAIEGCEFVFHVATPLQHTENSQYKNITEAAIAGAKSIAECCLKSGTVKRLIYTASVVAASPLKEDGSGFGNLVDETCWTPLSLSFAGTNGHRKAYVDSKTLAEREILSYGNQKNGGLEVVTLACGLVGGDALLPFTSSSVAVFISQLTNSATEYQLLRFLVELVGKIPIVHIDDVCDAHIFCMEKPSISGRFLCASSYVSSAEIATYYQQNYPIFQVKPEYLDGPKREIVWGSTKLEEKGFEYKYCTKMILDDCIRCARNRGGTDFQ encoded by the exons ATGAGCATGAGTACTAGCTACAAGGTATGTGTTATAGGCGGTGCAGGCTACATTGGTTCTTGGCTTGTCAAGCAGCTTTTAGAAAAAGGATACACTGTCCATGCAACACTCCGCAACTTGG ATGATGTGTCCAAAGTGAGCCTTCTGAAGAGCCTTCCTGATGCTGATGATAGACTAGTGCTGTTTGAAGCTGACATTTACAACCCAATTGAGTTTGAGCATGCAATTGAAGGCTGTGAGTTTGTTTTCCATGTAGCAACTCCCTTACAACACACTGAAAATTCCCAG TACAAGAACATAACTGAGGCTGCCATAGCTGGGGCAAAGAGCATTGCAGAATGTTGTCTTAAATCAGGAACAGTTAAGAGGCTAATCTACACAGCATCCGTCGTGGCTGCATCTCCACTGAAAGAGGATGGGAGTGGATTTGGAAACTTGGTGGATGAAACCTGTTGGACTCCTCTCAGTCTTTCATTTGCTGGTACTAATGGTCATCGTAAG GCCTATGTGGATTCAAAAACACTTGCAGAGAGAGAAATCTTGAGCTATGGGAACCAAAAAAATGGTGGACTGGAGGTTGTGACTCTGGCCTGTGGCCTTGTTGGGGGTGATGCACTTCTGCCTTTCACATCCTCGAGTGTGGCTGTTTTTATTTCTCAGCTTACAAACAGTGCAACTGAGTACCAATTACTTAGATTTCTGGTGGAATTGGTTGGGAAAATTCCTATAGTACACATCGATGATGTGTGTGATGCCCATATCTTCTGCATGGAAAAACCTTCAATAAGTGGTAGATTTTTGTGCGCAAGTTCATATGTTTCATCAGCAGAAATTGCTACTTACTACCAACAAAACTACCCAATATTTCAAGTGAAGCCAGA GTATTTGGATGGACCAAAAAGAGAAATTGTCTGGGGTTCTACAAAGCTTGAAGAGAAGGGTTTTGAATACAAGTACTGCACCAAGATGATATTAGATGATTGCATAAGGTGTGCAAGGAATAGAGGTGGCACTGACTTCCAATGA